A stretch of Saccharothrix texasensis DNA encodes these proteins:
- a CDS encoding SDR family oxidoreductase — MGAGVFLVTGASRGIGAATARLAAEAGYRLVLTARDADAVAELAAQLGGPDRVWAASCDVRVYEQLAALMGRVEEEWGSLDVVFANAGASVTTSFTTTGGAPPAEWSDMVLTNVCGPAFTARAAMPALMRHAGHLVLTGSAAGRGVRPGNLYSATKWAVTGLAQAIRAECVGTGVRVTLVQPGLTDTGGIPASRAADPKLDPRDVARAVLYAVSQPPTVDVNEILIRPAGQDAHR; from the coding sequence ATGGGAGCAGGAGTATTCCTGGTGACGGGGGCCAGCCGGGGCATCGGCGCGGCGACCGCCCGCCTGGCGGCCGAGGCCGGGTACCGACTGGTCCTCACGGCCCGTGACGCGGACGCGGTGGCGGAGCTCGCCGCGCAGCTCGGCGGACCCGACCGGGTGTGGGCGGCCTCGTGCGACGTGCGGGTGTACGAGCAGCTCGCGGCCCTGATGGGGCGCGTCGAGGAGGAGTGGGGCAGCCTCGACGTGGTGTTCGCCAACGCGGGCGCGAGCGTCACGACCTCGTTCACCACGACCGGCGGCGCGCCGCCCGCCGAGTGGAGCGACATGGTGCTGACGAACGTGTGCGGCCCCGCGTTCACCGCGCGGGCGGCGATGCCCGCGTTGATGCGCCACGCCGGCCACCTGGTGCTGACCGGGTCGGCGGCCGGGCGCGGGGTGCGGCCGGGGAACCTCTACTCGGCCACCAAGTGGGCGGTGACGGGGCTCGCGCAGGCGATCCGGGCCGAGTGCGTCGGCACGGGCGTCCGCGTCACGCTGGTGCAACCCGGCCTGACCGACACCGGCGGCATCCCCGCGTCGCGGGCGGCCGACCCCAAGCTCGACCCGCGGGACGTGGCCCGTGCCGTGCTGTACGCGGTGAGCCAGCCGCCGACCGTGGACGTCAACGAGATCCTGATCCGCCCGGCGGGCCAGGACGCCCACCGGTGA
- a CDS encoding helix-turn-helix transcriptional regulator: MTMPGRMLRLLSLMQGRRDWTGPELAERLGVTDRTVRRDVERLRELGYPVDGTTGTAGGYRLASGRNLPPLLLDDDEAVAVAVGLRTAAGVHGIEESSTRALAKLEQVLPSRLRQRVAAVRDAIAVMAVDGPVSDPAALGVLASACRDHEVVAFTHRGRERRVEPRSLVTAYRRWYLLAFDPEREDWRTFRVDRMVAPRATGRRFTPREPPEGPAAYVARSLTTAPYRHTCTAVVDAPASVVRSRLVVALPGRVEPVDDRTCRVRLGADDIAHVAADLLLLGAPYTLDASPEVLAALREVGSGITGGRPGPPGGSGSR; the protein is encoded by the coding sequence ATGCCGGGGAGGATGTTGCGCCTGCTGTCGCTGATGCAGGGCAGGCGTGACTGGACGGGGCCGGAGCTGGCCGAACGGCTGGGTGTCACGGACCGGACGGTGCGCCGCGACGTCGAGCGGCTGCGGGAGCTGGGCTACCCGGTCGACGGCACGACGGGCACGGCGGGCGGGTACCGGCTCGCGTCGGGCCGCAACCTGCCGCCGTTGCTGCTGGACGACGACGAGGCGGTGGCGGTGGCCGTGGGTCTGCGCACGGCGGCGGGCGTGCACGGCATCGAGGAGTCGTCCACCAGGGCGTTGGCGAAGCTGGAGCAGGTGCTGCCGTCGCGGCTGCGGCAGCGGGTCGCGGCGGTGCGGGACGCGATCGCGGTCATGGCGGTGGACGGCCCGGTGTCCGACCCGGCGGCGCTGGGCGTGCTGGCGTCGGCGTGCCGGGACCACGAGGTGGTCGCGTTCACGCACCGGGGCCGGGAGCGGCGGGTGGAGCCGCGCAGCCTGGTGACGGCCTACCGGCGCTGGTACCTGCTGGCCTTCGACCCGGAGCGGGAGGACTGGCGGACGTTCCGGGTGGACCGGATGGTCGCGCCCCGCGCCACGGGCCGCCGCTTCACGCCGCGGGAGCCGCCCGAGGGCCCGGCCGCGTACGTGGCCCGTTCGCTGACCACCGCGCCGTACCGGCACACGTGCACGGCCGTGGTCGACGCGCCGGCGTCGGTGGTCCGGTCACGGCTGGTGGTGGCGTTGCCGGGCCGGGTGGAACCGGTCGACGACCGGACGTGCCGGGTGCGGTTGGGCGCGGACGACATCGCGCACGTGGCCGCGGACCTGCTGCTGCTGGGCGCTCCCTACACGCTCGACGCCTCGCCGGAGGTCCTCGCGGCGTTGCGCGAGGTCGGCTCCGGCATCACCGGTGGGCGTCCTGGCCCGCCGGGCGGATCAGGATCTCGTTGA
- a CDS encoding DUF397 domain-containing protein, producing MRHADLSGAAWRKSSFSTSGECVEVAPVAGGVATRDSKNPVGPTLSFPAGEWRKFLAGLKNS from the coding sequence ATGAGGCATGCGGATCTGTCGGGTGCGGCTTGGCGCAAGAGCAGCTTCAGCACCAGCGGCGAGTGCGTTGAGGTCGCTCCGGTTGCCGGTGGGGTCGCCACACGGGACTCCAAGAACCCGGTCGGCCCGACGCTGTCGTTCCCGGCAGGGGAGTGGCGGAAGTTCCTGGCCGGGCTCAAGAACTCCTGA
- a CDS encoding serine hydrolase gives MNINRRFALGLGSAAAASAVLGSTAGTAQAQTTEAEWDAVIPTTAEQARRKISLKYAWETARARGTWSSYIGVADPDGVVKPAVEAEADRVVEAYSVNKVAVALAVLDKVDRGLITLDQRVEVTSDIVIRDTDGIFHLDGGYPSSVTVGHALANLLTVSDNTAVRLCGLVVPALELNEILRAKGFVHTQVVPVANPNRFYLGTTTARETFTMLRRLAAGELLSAASTQHLFTVLRSLTSFTDGIRLNLTSAERLNVATKAGWEADGRNEAGIVFDVNGKPIITYALFASGQYSGNQAVNEENYGATHPALRARAALGRTLYDSVLRITANTPRTYRTPQYRPVNGG, from the coding sequence ATGAACATCAACCGCAGGTTCGCGCTGGGGCTGGGCTCGGCGGCGGCGGCGAGCGCCGTCCTCGGTTCGACCGCCGGGACCGCGCAGGCCCAGACGACCGAGGCGGAGTGGGACGCGGTGATCCCGACGACGGCCGAGCAGGCGCGCCGCAAGATCTCGCTGAAGTACGCGTGGGAGACGGCGCGGGCGCGGGGCACGTGGTCGTCCTACATCGGCGTCGCCGACCCGGACGGCGTGGTGAAGCCGGCCGTCGAGGCCGAGGCGGACCGCGTGGTCGAGGCCTACAGCGTGAACAAGGTCGCTGTCGCGCTGGCCGTGCTGGACAAGGTCGACCGGGGGCTGATCACGCTGGACCAGCGGGTCGAGGTCACCTCGGACATCGTCATCCGGGACACCGACGGCATCTTCCACCTCGACGGCGGCTATCCGAGCTCGGTGACCGTGGGCCACGCCCTGGCCAACCTGCTCACGGTGTCGGACAACACCGCGGTGCGCCTGTGCGGCCTGGTCGTGCCCGCGCTGGAGCTGAACGAGATCCTGCGCGCCAAGGGCTTCGTGCACACGCAGGTCGTCCCGGTGGCCAACCCGAACCGGTTCTACCTCGGCACCACCACGGCGCGCGAGACGTTCACGATGCTGCGCAGGCTCGCGGCGGGCGAGCTGCTGTCGGCGGCGTCGACCCAGCACCTGTTCACGGTGCTGCGGTCGTTGACGTCGTTCACCGACGGGATCCGGCTCAACCTGACCTCGGCGGAGCGGCTGAACGTGGCGACGAAGGCGGGTTGGGAGGCCGACGGCCGCAACGAGGCGGGCATCGTGTTCGACGTGAACGGCAAGCCGATCATCACCTACGCGCTGTTCGCGTCCGGCCAGTACAGCGGCAACCAGGCGGTGAACGAGGAGAACTACGGGGCCACCCACCCGGCACTGCGCGCCCGCGCCGCCCTGGGCCGCACGCTGTACGACTCGGTCCTCCGCATCACCGCGAACACCCCGCGCACCTACCGCACCCCGCAGTACCGCCCGGTCAACGGCGGCTGA